One genomic window of Arachis stenosperma cultivar V10309 chromosome 10, arast.V10309.gnm1.PFL2, whole genome shotgun sequence includes the following:
- the LOC130956527 gene encoding transcription factor HRS1-like, producing the protein MGSVPAELSLDIRAPTPPPPPPPSTPSFIPKTISDFLSALSTTGITASEKQSRINGFLSHLEDEYNKIHAFKRELPLSMLLLSDAIVALKEDLEKCSEGERKSEPVLEVFIPLKREFDHSEDDEEHNNNNNNDNNNNNNNIRQEKECRDKMSWMSSVQLWNASSSTTLNNNNNNNAFDNNHKHHHQNHHHKFGTKKNQECVVENPFQSHSNVRNNGGRGFMPFTSYTSCSVPVTTVALSATKEEKEDIGAINRLPLLTPAAAGGGVKTLREGSGSSGSRTSSNNRPVSTSSPPAAAHRTAMMPLQPQQTARKQRRCWSPELHRRFVNALQKLGGSQVATPKQIRELMQVDGLTNDEVKSHLQKYRLHTRRVPSGSGNHSHNHNQSVVVLGGLWMSQGQDQCNDSSKGSSSGSGSPQSPLHLATRSRGGTSPAEADDSMEDDEDAKSESYSWKSHTHHKQVKVVDV; encoded by the exons ATGGGTTCGGTTCCTGCAGAACTGAGCTTAGACATTAGAGCACCAACGCCACCACCCCCACCACCACCGTCAACACCGAGTTTCATTCCCAAAACCATAAGTGATTTCCTCTCCGCGCTTTCAACCACGGGAATCACAGCATCTGAGAAGCAATCCAGGATCAACGGTTTCCTCTCTCACTTGGAAGACGAATACAACAAGATCCACGCCTTCAAGCGCGAGCTTCCTCTCTCCATGCTCCTCCTCAGCGACG CAATTGTGGCACTGAAAGAGGATTTGGAGAAATGCAGTGAAGGTGAGCGTAAATCTGAGCCAGTGCTGGAAGTGTTCATTCCTTTGAAGAGAGAGTTCGATCATAGCGAAGACGATGAagaacataataataataataataatgataataacaacaacaataacaatattcGGCAGGAGAAAGAATGCAGAGATAAGATGAGTTGGATGAGTTCCGTTCAGCTCTGGAACGCTTCTTCTTCAACCACacttaacaataataataataataatgcctTTGATAATAATCACAAACACCATCACCAAAATCATCATCATAAATTCGGAACAAAG AAGAATCAGGAATGTGTGGTTGAGAATCCTTTTCAATCTCATAGCAATGTTAGAAATAATGGAGGAAGAGGGTTTATGCCTTTTACTTCATACACTTCTTGTTCAGTGCCGGTCACTACTGTGGCGCTCTCTGCAACcaaagaagagaaggaagatATTGGTGCTATTAACAGGCTTCCTCTGTTGACCCCTGCTGCTGCTGGTGGTGGAGTGAAGACTCTCAGAGAAGGTTCTGGTTCGAGTGGATCCAGAACCAGCTCCAACAACAGGCCGGTTTCCACGTCTTCTCCTCCGGCGGCTGCGCACCGCACTGCCATGATGCCTCTTCAGCCTCAGCAGACTGCAAGGAAACAGAGGAGGTGCTGGTCCCCGGAGCTGCACCGACGATTTGTCAATGCGTTGCAAAAGCTTGGTGGTTCTCAAG TGGCAACACCAAAGCAGATTAGAGAACTCATGCAGGTTGATGGACTCACAAACGATGAAGTGAAGAGCCATTTACAA AAATACCGGCTTCATACAAGAAGAGTTCCATCTGGAAGTGGTAACCATAgtcataatcataatcaatcTGTTGTAGTTCTTGGAGGATTGTGGATGTCACAAGGGCAAGATCAGTGCAATGACTCATCAAAGGGTAGTAGCTCTGGTTCCGGTTCGCCGCAGAGCCCCCTGCATTTAGCCACCAGATCTCGGGGAGGAACGTCCCCGGCTGAGGCTGATGACAGCATGGAAGATGATGAAGATGCAAAATCAGAAAGCTATAGCTGGAAAAGCCACACTCATCACAAACAAGTAAAAGTTGTTGATGTATAG